One region of Cucurbita pepo subsp. pepo cultivar mu-cu-16 chromosome LG03, ASM280686v2, whole genome shotgun sequence genomic DNA includes:
- the LOC111790114 gene encoding probable serine/threonine-protein kinase At1g01540: MSIYDAAFVNTELAKPTSIFGLRLWVVIGILVGALIVLALFLLSLCLTSRKRNRHKNQIRFPKSTTDHSPPAVSKEIQEIVHHAVPDHHHHVQPEIHVEIGKLEHRVVFSDRPSSGESRGAVSENASFGSVTVGPEVSHLGWGRWYTLRELEAATNCLCEENVIGEGGYGIVYLGILGDGTRIAIKNLLNNRGQAEREFKVEVEAIGRVRHKNLVRLLGYCVEGAYRMLVYEYINNGNLDQWLHGDVGDISPLTWEIRVNIIVGTAKGLAYLHEGLEPKVVHRDVKSSNILLDRQWNAKVSDFGLAKLLCSERSYVTTRVMGTFGYVAPEYACTGMLNEKSDVYSFGILVMEIISGRIPVDYSRPQGEVNLVDWLKAMVGDRKSEEVVDPKLPDKPPSKALKRVLLVALRCVDPDATKRPKMGHVIHMLEADNLLSHDEHRVGKNSSRSIQGHQHENLVIPRQVNNPKYEGASSNVSEGDNGNFNMK; encoded by the exons ATGTCAATTTATGATGCTGCATTTGTGAACACGGAGCTCGCTAAACCGACCTCGATTTTCGGCCTTCGTCTTTGGGTTGTAATCGGAATCTTAGTCGGAGCCCTAATAGTTCTCGCActgtttcttctttcactctgcCTCACTTCTCGCAAGCGGAACCGCCATAAGAACCAAATCCGTTTCCCCAAGTCCACAACCGACCATTCTCCTCCCGCCGTTTCGAAGGAGATCCAGGAAATCGTCCACCACGCCGTGCCGGATCATCACCACCATGTGCAGCCGGAAATTCATGTCGAGATTGGAAAATTGGAGCATCGGGTTGTTTTCTCTGATAGACCCTCTAGTGGTGAGAGTAGAGGCGCTGTGAGTGAAAATGCTTCTTTTGGATCTGTTACTGTTGGTCCTGAGGTTTCACACCTGGGTTGGGGCAGATGGTATACTCTGAGAGAGCTCGAGGCCGCCACTAATTGCTTGTGTGAAGAGAATGTGATTGGAGAAGGTGGATATGGAATCGTGTATTTAGGCATTTTAGGAGATGGTACCAGAATTGCTATCAAGAACCTCTTGAATAACCG GGGTCAAGCTGAGAGGGAATTCAAAGTGGAAGTGGAGGCAATTGGACGTGTAAGACACAAGAATCTTGTCAGATTGCTGGGATATTGCGTTGAGGGTGCATATAG AATGCTTGTTTACGAGTACATCAACAATGGCAATCTAGACCAATGGCTTCATGGCGATGTTGGGGATATTAGCCCTTTGACGTGGGAGATTCGTGTTAACATCATAGTTGGAACAGCAAAGGG ATTAGCATATCTTCACGAGGGTCTTGAACCAAAGGTTGTCCATCGTGATGTAAAATCAAGCAACATACTTCTTGATCGTCAGTGGAATGCTAAAGTATCTGATTTTGGGCTGGCCAAGCTTCTTTGTTCTGAAAGAAGCTATGTGACAACTCGTGTAATGGGCACATTTGG CTATGTTGCACCTGAGTACGCCTGCACTGGGATGTTGAATGAAAAGAGTGATGTTTATAGCTTTGGAATTCTAGTTATGGAGATAATTTCAGGGCGGATCCCTGTTGATTATAGTAGACCTCAAGGAGAG GTAAATTTGGTGGATTGGTTGAAAGCAATGGTTGGAGACAGAAAATCTGAGGAAGTGGTTGACCCCAAGTTGCCAGATAAGCCTCCTTCCAAAGCTCTGAAACGGGTATTGTTGGTTGCTCTTCGCTGTGTCGATCCTGATGCTACGAAGAGGCCGAAAATGGGACATGTCATCCACATGCTCGAGGCAGATAATTTGCTGTCTCATGAT GAACATCGGGTCGGTAAGAATTCTTCTCGTTCAATTCAAGGCCATCAACATGAGAACCTGGTCATTCCAAGACAAGTTAACAACCCGAAATACGAAGGTGCATCTTCTAATGTAAGTGAAGGTGACAATGGAAACTTCAACATGAAGTAG